The following proteins are encoded in a genomic region of Streptococcus cristatus AS 1.3089:
- the tuf gene encoding elongation factor Tu: protein MAKEKYDRSKPHVNIGTIGHVDHGKTTLTAAITTVLARRLPSSVNQPKDYASIDAAPEERERGITINTAHVEYETEKRHYAHIDAPGHADYVKNMITGAAQMDGAILVVASTDGPMPQTREHILLSRQVGVKHLIVFMNKIDLVDDEELLELVEMEIRDLLSEYDFPGDDLPVIQGSALKALEGDSKYEDIIMELMNTVDEYIPEPERDTDKPLLLPVEDVFSITGRGTVASGRIDRGTVRVNDEIEIVGIKEEIQKAVVTGVEMFRKQLDEGLAGDNVGVLLRGIQRDEIERGQVIAKPGSINPHTKFKGEVYILTKEEGGRHTPFFNNYRPQFYFRTTDVTGSIELPAGTEMVMPGDNVTIDVELIHPIAVEQGTTFSIREGGRTVGSGMVTEIEA, encoded by the coding sequence ATGGCAAAAGAAAAATACGATCGTAGTAAACCACACGTTAACATTGGTACTATCGGACACGTTGACCACGGTAAAACTACTTTGACAGCAGCTATCACAACTGTATTGGCACGTCGCTTGCCTTCATCAGTTAACCAACCAAAAGACTATGCGTCTATCGATGCTGCTCCAGAAGAACGCGAACGCGGTATCACTATCAACACTGCGCACGTTGAGTACGAAACTGAAAAACGTCACTATGCTCACATCGACGCTCCAGGACACGCGGACTACGTTAAAAACATGATCACTGGTGCCGCTCAAATGGACGGAGCTATCCTTGTAGTAGCTTCAACTGACGGACCAATGCCACAAACTCGTGAGCACATCCTTCTTTCACGTCAGGTTGGTGTTAAACACCTTATCGTCTTCATGAACAAGATCGACTTGGTTGATGATGAAGAATTGCTTGAATTGGTTGAAATGGAAATCCGTGACCTCTTGTCAGAATACGACTTCCCAGGTGACGATCTTCCAGTTATCCAAGGTTCAGCTCTTAAAGCTCTTGAAGGCGACTCTAAATACGAAGACATCATCATGGAATTGATGAACACTGTTGATGAGTACATCCCAGAACCAGAACGTGATACAGACAAACCATTGCTTCTTCCAGTCGAAGACGTATTCTCAATTACTGGTCGTGGTACAGTTGCTTCAGGACGTATCGACCGTGGTACTGTTCGTGTCAACGATGAAATCGAAATCGTTGGTATCAAAGAAGAAATCCAAAAAGCGGTTGTTACTGGTGTTGAAATGTTCCGTAAACAACTTGACGAAGGTCTTGCAGGGGACAACGTAGGTGTGCTTCTTCGTGGTATCCAACGTGATGAAATCGAACGTGGTCAAGTTATCGCTAAACCAGGTTCAATCAACCCACACACTAAATTCAAGGGTGAAGTTTACATCCTTACTAAAGAAGAAGGTGGACGTCATACTCCATTCTTCAACAACTACCGTCCACAGTTCTACTTCCGTACAACTGACGTTACAGGTTCAATCGAACTTCCAGCAGGTACTGAAATGGTAATGCCTGGTGATAACGTAACTATCGACGTTGAGTTGATCCACCCAATCGCCGTTGAACAAGGTACTACTTTCTCTATCCGTGAAGGTGGACGTACTGTTGGTTCAGGTATGGTTACTGAAATCGAAGCTTAA
- a CDS encoding RNA polymerase sigma factor, with the protein MIGFAREIVFYLQKSGASKAEAEDVVQDVFVKMLETDLVIPAEKMRAWMYRVSIRRYIDRYRRDRHYLEILQNEFFKQDVIQPFENDYYELLRSTIEELPTKEAMLLDLYYFQNFTVKEIAQIMSYSVSKVKVQLMRSRIKLRHKLEKKGYKNGNI; encoded by the coding sequence TTGATTGGCTTTGCCCGAGAGATTGTTTTCTACCTGCAAAAGTCAGGAGCTTCTAAGGCTGAGGCAGAGGATGTGGTGCAGGATGTTTTTGTCAAAATGTTAGAGACTGATCTGGTCATCCCAGCAGAGAAGATGCGAGCTTGGATGTATCGGGTCTCCATCCGCCGCTACATCGATCGCTATAGGCGCGATCGGCATTATCTAGAAATTTTGCAAAATGAATTTTTCAAACAAGATGTGATTCAACCATTTGAAAACGACTATTATGAGCTGTTAAGGTCGACGATAGAAGAGCTCCCGACTAAGGAAGCAATGCTTCTAGATCTTTATTATTTCCAAAATTTTACAGTAAAGGAAATCGCTCAAATCATGTCGTATTCGGTAAGTAAAGTGAAAGTACAACTCATGCGTAGCCGAATTAAGCTCCGCCATAAATTGGAAAAGAAAGGATATAAAAATGGAAACATTTGA
- the addA gene encoding helicase-exonuclease AddAB subunit AddA, with protein MRRIPFLNEQDILVKQAEEAASDKPQKRTPEQIQAIYSSGQNILVSASAGSGKTYVMVQRIIDQILRGVEVSQLFISTFTVKAAGELKERLEKELSLVLKETSDQELRQHLAQQLAEIANADIGTMDAFTQKVVNKYGYLLGLAPHFRILQSASEQLILQNEVFDQLFDAYYDSNRQELFSRLVKNFTGKRKDIAGFRQQIYSIYSFLQSTSNPRKWLEETFLLGYETSDFEAERERMLAGARQSLLDLEDFFQIHLAHEGQAFAGAKYQDNVQAALDILAELTEQTGSEQLLDLIQRFLELAKTSNHQAFTARVGKNADELKKELAQAYNEARKPLIERIKELDVRLYHLNFMEQHQAEALPLLDLLRDFVRDFSQAYLERKVAENVFEFGDISHFAIEILENYPEVRRFYQDKYHEVMVDEYQDTNHTQERMLELLARGNNRFMVGDIKQSIYRFRQADPQIFNDKFKLYQADPSQGKLIILKENFRSHIEVLEATNDVFKRLMDEEVGEIDYNETHYLVAGNPAKREPNPANQAEFLLYDGSADSEEEDSDQGLPSISAGEVALVIKEIIRLHNQEGVDFRDMTLLTASRTRNDLILAEFDRHHIPIVPDDGETNYLQSVEVMVMLDTLRTINNPLNDFALTALLKSPMFDFNEDELTRLALQASSTKSMENLYEKLRNALADQGLEPQLIHGELRKKLQHFQTTLDDWRSYSKTHSLYDLIWKIYQDRFYYDMVGALPNGEQRQANLYALSLRANDYEKSSFKGLSRFISMIDRILKNEHDLASVPLAVPKNAVQLMTIHKSKGLEFKYVFLLNMDKAFNLQDSSSAIILSRQKGIGIKYVADVDVEAQAPHAPKQIRISMETLPYQQNAEELKLASLSEQMRLLYVAMTRAETKLYLVGKGNQAKLQERKWGTSQNGRLSSSLRSQLTNFQDWLYAIQSVFEGENLAYQTRFVTDQELTDEQIGVVEQTVSIPVDDLTGNRQSEDIRRALDILENVDRFNSLYQAAIELPSVRTPSQIKKFYEPVMESEGLDIMDAPRSYQPQLTFDLPDFGKKKQITGAQIGSAVHELMQRIPLDQPVTKTSIRQALAQVQADAAVKKEIDLAKIEAFFATELGQLIQEQANHLHREAPFAMLKQDLASGQNFVVRGILDGYLLFDDRIVLFDYKTDRYHELTELVERYRSQLYLYAEALSRSYGLSQVDKYLILLGGAELQVVKVD; from the coding sequence ATGAGACGGATTCCCTTTTTAAACGAGCAGGATATCCTAGTCAAGCAGGCTGAGGAAGCTGCCTCTGACAAGCCACAAAAGCGCACACCAGAGCAGATCCAAGCTATCTACTCCTCTGGTCAGAATATTCTCGTCTCAGCTTCGGCTGGATCTGGTAAGACCTATGTTATGGTTCAGCGGATTATTGACCAGATTCTCAGAGGTGTGGAGGTCAGCCAACTCTTCATCTCCACCTTTACTGTCAAGGCGGCAGGTGAGCTCAAGGAACGGCTGGAGAAGGAGCTGAGTCTGGTACTCAAGGAGACTTCAGATCAGGAACTTCGTCAGCATCTTGCTCAGCAGTTGGCTGAGATTGCAAATGCGGATATTGGCACCATGGATGCTTTTACCCAGAAAGTAGTCAATAAGTACGGCTATTTGCTGGGGCTGGCACCGCATTTTCGGATTTTACAGTCGGCTAGTGAGCAGCTCATTCTGCAAAATGAAGTCTTTGACCAGCTGTTTGATGCCTATTATGATAGTAATCGGCAGGAATTATTCAGCCGCTTGGTCAAAAATTTCACTGGCAAGCGCAAGGACATTGCTGGTTTCCGCCAGCAGATTTATAGTATTTATAGTTTTCTCCAGTCTACCAGCAATCCGCGGAAATGGTTGGAGGAAACCTTTCTTCTAGGCTATGAAACCAGTGATTTTGAAGCAGAGCGGGAGCGAATGCTGGCTGGAGCTAGGCAGTCTCTGCTGGATTTAGAAGATTTTTTCCAGATCCATCTAGCTCATGAAGGCCAAGCCTTTGCTGGGGCTAAGTATCAGGACAATGTTCAGGCAGCCTTAGATATCTTGGCTGAGCTGACAGAGCAGACTGGATCTGAGCAGTTGCTAGACCTAATTCAGCGCTTTTTAGAATTAGCCAAGACCTCTAACCATCAGGCTTTTACTGCCCGAGTTGGTAAAAATGCGGACGAACTTAAAAAAGAGCTGGCTCAAGCCTATAATGAAGCCCGTAAGCCTTTGATAGAGCGAATTAAAGAGCTGGATGTCCGCCTCTATCATCTGAACTTTATGGAGCAACATCAGGCGGAAGCTCTTCCCCTACTGGATTTGTTACGCGATTTTGTCCGAGATTTCTCGCAAGCTTATTTGGAACGAAAAGTAGCGGAAAATGTCTTTGAATTTGGGGATATCAGTCATTTTGCTATTGAAATTTTAGAAAATTATCCAGAAGTGCGGCGTTTCTATCAGGACAAGTACCATGAGGTCATGGTCGATGAGTACCAAGACACCAACCATACTCAGGAGCGAATGCTGGAATTGCTGGCTCGAGGAAATAATCGCTTTATGGTCGGCGATATTAAGCAGTCCATCTATCGATTCCGTCAGGCCGATCCGCAGATTTTTAACGATAAATTTAAACTCTATCAGGCCGATCCTAGTCAGGGCAAGCTGATCATTCTCAAGGAAAATTTCCGTAGTCACATCGAGGTGCTGGAAGCGACCAATGATGTCTTTAAACGACTCATGGACGAGGAAGTCGGCGAGATTGACTACAATGAGACCCACTACTTGGTGGCGGGAAATCCAGCCAAACGGGAGCCGAATCCAGCCAATCAGGCAGAATTTCTGCTTTATGACGGTAGCGCTGATAGCGAAGAAGAGGATTCTGACCAAGGTCTGCCCAGCATTTCAGCTGGTGAGGTAGCTTTGGTAATCAAGGAGATCATCCGCCTTCATAATCAAGAAGGGGTGGATTTCAGGGACATGACCTTGCTGACAGCTTCGCGGACCCGCAATGATCTGATATTGGCAGAGTTTGACCGACATCATATCCCGATTGTGCCTGATGATGGCGAGACTAATTATCTCCAGTCGGTAGAGGTTATGGTGATGCTGGATACCTTGCGAACCATTAACAATCCTCTCAATGACTTTGCTCTGACTGCCCTTCTCAAGTCGCCGATGTTTGACTTTAATGAGGACGAATTAACTCGGCTAGCCTTGCAAGCCTCCAGTACCAAGTCTATGGAAAATCTCTACGAAAAGCTGAGGAATGCTCTGGCTGATCAAGGTCTGGAACCTCAGCTCATACATGGTGAATTGCGCAAGAAACTGCAGCATTTCCAGACAACGCTGGATGACTGGCGCAGCTATTCCAAGACCCATTCTCTCTATGATTTAATCTGGAAGATTTATCAAGATCGTTTTTACTACGATATGGTAGGGGCTCTGCCCAATGGCGAACAGCGTCAGGCTAATCTCTATGCCCTGTCCTTACGGGCCAACGACTACGAAAAGTCGAGTTTCAAGGGGCTGTCCCGCTTTATCAGCATGATTGACCGGATTTTGAAAAATGAGCACGATTTGGCTAGTGTCCCTCTAGCTGTTCCGAAAAATGCTGTCCAACTAATGACCATCCATAAGAGTAAGGGTTTAGAGTTCAAATATGTCTTTCTGCTAAATATGGACAAGGCCTTCAATCTTCAGGATAGCAGCTCTGCTATTATCCTCAGCCGACAAAAAGGCATCGGAATCAAATATGTGGCTGATGTGGATGTTGAGGCTCAGGCTCCTCATGCGCCCAAGCAGATCCGCATTTCCATGGAGACCCTACCCTATCAGCAGAATGCCGAAGAACTCAAGCTGGCTAGCCTGTCTGAGCAGATGCGTCTGCTCTATGTGGCCATGACGCGGGCTGAAACCAAGCTCTATCTTGTCGGCAAGGGCAACCAAGCTAAGCTCCAAGAGCGCAAGTGGGGGACTAGCCAAAATGGTCGCTTATCCAGCAGCCTTCGTAGCCAGCTGACCAATTTTCAGGATTGGCTCTATGCCATCCAGTCTGTGTTTGAGGGGGAAAATCTGGCTTATCAAACTCGCTTTGTGACTGATCAGGAGCTGACAGACGAGCAGATTGGCGTAGTGGAGCAGACTGTTTCCATTCCGGTAGATGATTTGACGGGCAACCGTCAGTCAGAGGATATTCGCCGGGCTCTGGATATCTTGGAGAATGTAGACCGGTTTAACAGTCTTTATCAAGCGGCTATTGAACTGCCAAGTGTCCGCACACCTAGTCAAATCAAGAAGTTCTATGAGCCAGTGATGGAGTCAGAAGGGCTGGACATTATGGATGCGCCTCGAAGCTATCAGCCCCAGCTGACTTTTGACTTGCCTGATTTTGGCAAGAAGAAGCAAATCACAGGAGCCCAAATCGGTTCTGCTGTTCATGAGCTCATGCAGCGGATTCCACTGGATCAGCCTGTCACTAAGACTAGCATTCGCCAAGCCTTGGCTCAGGTTCAGGCAGATGCAGCAGTTAAGAAAGAGATTGACTTAGCTAAGATTGAAGCCTTTTTCGCTACAGAACTAGGTCAGCTAATCCAGGAGCAGGCTAATCATCTCCATCGTGAAGCACCTTTTGCCATGCTCAAGCAGGATCTAGCCAGCGGTCAAAACTTTGTCGTTCGGGGAATCTTGGATGGCTACCTGCTCTTTGATGATCGCATTGTCCTCTTTGACTATAAGACTGACCGCTATCATGAGCTGACAGAGTTGGTGGAGCGCTACCGATCTCAACTGTATCTCTATGCCGAAGCCCTCAGTCGTTCCTATGGCCTTAGCCAAGTAGACAAGTATTTGATTCTACTAGGGGGAGCTGAGCTGCAAGTGGTCAAGGTGGACTAG
- a CDS encoding anti sigma factor C-terminal domain-containing protein, whose product METFEILAKKSKRKRLWKTVVISSLVSLALLLLLGKGLIELASSNGRNLQKEYEVMSEIAYPNVDYDSLYYTQNSLFSGTLHSDRFKDLDGVKVAYPSYEGNYSLIGAFRDPTAEGTYLSLSGTYTRTLRQKYPVFYNINAKGTKDSNSMPKELASVKEMPNQLVEVALTFDKAYTYKEIQQMIPNNLKINWYWIGSQSENDIEQYSDPQFTYGANASLLFTYDLDFRKKAKEAKKEQQTFLDYLKKADKNLFPSLSGYNMYNEVESYLKKFGQLDIREPENRDQLTFSGVILTGKAENFAQLEGKEWIYASSIGASVPNQPYYKLDKE is encoded by the coding sequence ATGGAAACATTTGAAATTTTAGCGAAGAAAAGTAAAAGAAAACGACTTTGGAAGACGGTTGTCATCAGTAGCCTTGTTTCCTTAGCTTTATTGCTTTTACTAGGGAAGGGATTGATAGAATTAGCCTCTAGTAATGGTCGAAATTTGCAGAAAGAGTATGAAGTTATGTCGGAAATCGCCTACCCTAATGTTGACTATGACAGTCTTTACTACACTCAAAATTCTTTGTTTTCAGGAACCTTACATTCTGATCGTTTCAAGGATTTAGATGGAGTGAAGGTAGCTTATCCTTCCTATGAGGGAAACTATTCACTCATAGGTGCTTTTAGAGATCCGACTGCGGAAGGGACTTATTTGTCTCTCTCAGGGACCTATACGCGAACCCTGCGTCAAAAATATCCGGTCTTCTATAATATCAATGCCAAAGGGACAAAGGATAGTAATTCTATGCCTAAGGAGTTGGCTTCTGTCAAAGAAATGCCGAATCAATTGGTGGAAGTAGCTTTGACTTTTGATAAAGCTTATACCTATAAGGAAATCCAGCAGATGATACCGAACAATCTCAAGATTAACTGGTACTGGATTGGCAGTCAGTCAGAAAATGATATTGAACAGTATTCCGATCCCCAGTTCACCTATGGAGCTAACGCTAGTCTTCTCTTTACTTATGATTTAGATTTTAGGAAGAAGGCAAAAGAGGCTAAGAAAGAGCAGCAGACTTTCTTGGATTATCTGAAAAAGGCAGATAAAAATCTTTTCCCAAGTCTTAGTGGGTACAACATGTACAATGAGGTTGAGTCCTATCTCAAGAAATTTGGTCAGCTAGATATTCGTGAACCAGAAAATCGTGATCAATTAACTTTCTCCGGCGTTATCTTGACAGGAAAAGCTGAAAATTTCGCTCAATTAGAAGGAAAAGAGTGGATTTATGCTTCGAGTATCGGTGCTTCCGTTCCCAATCAGCCTTACTATAAGCTAGATAAGGAATAA
- a CDS encoding glycosyltransferase family 4 protein, which yields MKVLLYLEGKSVLEKSGIGRALQHQMHALDLAGIPYTTDVLGDYDVVHINTYGPRSLLLLHAAKRGGKKVIMHGHSTKEDFENSFIGSNLFAPLFGKYLAHMYKMADFIITPSEYSKKLIESYGVTTPIMAVSNGIDLSKYKKDERKEEVFKKYFRIVDGQKVVICAGLYFRRKGIEDFVEVARRMPDVRFIWLGSINLWLIPRKIRDLVLYNHPENVEFPGYFKGAVFQGAMSGSDAFFFPSYEETEGIVVLEALASGQHVVLRDIPVYNGWIDEDSAELCHNVDEFVESLRKVLDGKVDKREAGYRVAESRSIDDVALQLVKAYQTVLEM from the coding sequence ATGAAAGTATTACTATATCTAGAAGGAAAGTCTGTTTTAGAAAAATCAGGCATTGGCCGTGCCTTGCAGCATCAAATGCATGCACTGGATCTGGCAGGAATTCCTTATACAACAGATGTTTTAGGAGATTATGATGTCGTGCACATCAACACTTACGGACCTCGTAGTTTGCTTCTTCTTCACGCGGCTAAGCGGGGAGGCAAAAAAGTGATCATGCATGGACATTCGACCAAAGAAGACTTTGAAAATTCTTTTATTGGATCCAATCTTTTTGCGCCTTTGTTTGGCAAATATCTAGCGCACATGTATAAAATGGCGGATTTTATCATTACTCCGTCTGAGTATTCAAAAAAATTGATTGAATCCTACGGTGTGACGACGCCCATTATGGCTGTCTCAAACGGCATTGACCTGTCGAAATACAAGAAAGATGAACGCAAGGAAGAAGTCTTTAAAAAATATTTTCGGATTGTAGATGGACAGAAAGTCGTAATCTGTGCCGGTCTTTATTTCAGACGAAAAGGAATCGAGGACTTTGTCGAAGTAGCTCGCAGAATGCCAGATGTCCGCTTTATCTGGCTGGGTTCTATCAATCTCTGGCTTATTCCGCGCAAGATTCGAGATCTTGTCCTCTATAATCATCCAGAAAACGTGGAATTTCCGGGTTATTTCAAAGGTGCAGTCTTCCAAGGAGCCATGTCAGGTAGTGACGCCTTCTTTTTCCCATCTTATGAAGAGACCGAAGGGATTGTGGTCCTAGAAGCGTTAGCCAGCGGGCAACACGTGGTCCTGCGTGATATTCCTGTTTATAATGGCTGGATTGATGAAGATTCGGCGGAGCTTTGTCATAATGTAGATGAGTTTGTCGAATCGCTTCGTAAGGTTCTTGACGGAAAAGTTGATAAACGTGAAGCAGGCTATCGTGTTGCGGAGAGTCGCTCTATCGATGATGTAGCACTGCAGTTGGTCAAGGCTTACCAAACAGTTTTGGAGATGTGA
- the rexB gene encoding ATP-dependent nuclease subunit B, producing MKLLYTDIRSPLTAHLAKQAQDLAVAGKRVFYIAPNSLSFEKERAVLEELENQASFAITVTRFTQMARYFVLNDVQEGQPLDDIGLGMLFYRILSEMDDRELKVYGRIKKDAQFIQQLLELYQELQTAQMTFADLNYLEEPEKREDLLKIFTVFSAALQAGNYDATSKLTIFAQHILAGDLDGELANLALVIDGFTRFSAEEEYLVDLLHRKGVEIVIGVYASQKAYRTAFREGNLYQASVEFLLKLAQTYQVKPEYLADGSSQPDDAFGKISKILESRYDFSEIHVELTAEDRSHLEIWSVRNQKEELEYVAKSIRQRLHDGARYKDIRLLLGDVEAYQLQMKTIFDQYQIPFYLGRSESMSQHPLVQFLESLERLKRYNFQTEDLLNLLKTGLYGGLSQEELDSFEQYLRFAEIKGAAKLGRDFTINRQGKFDLKRLNVMRRSLITPLLDFFKSRSQIATGLLAKFTNFIKEVRLDANLMGLLEGASQQEVERQEEVWKTFCHVLEQLAQVFDGSKLKIDDFLALILSGMLLAKYRLVPATVDVVTVQSYDLIEPMAAHYVYAIGLTQERLPKLAQNKSLLSDEERQKLNQATGDESELQVASSENLKKNRFAALSLLNSATEDLVLSAPVLINEVEDAMSSYLTELEIAPISLPIISKKPQASSDDIGTYRALLARVIDLYQEDIDREWTPEEQAFWAVAVRVLRKKLTAEGISIPQISKELKTETLKSETLQALYPSEQPLKLSASALNEYFKNQYAYFLKYVLRLQEEWTIQPDARSHGIFLHRIFEKVMKEHLDQDFDTRLQRAMEETSWEVEFETVYGENGETQFARRLLLDTARATGRILAQSDGLEIIGEETDFGQDDRPFLLLDNGRALQVSGKVDRIDRLTETGSLGVVDYKSGDTKFSFEKFFNGLNSQLPTYLAAIREMPEYQEDKGIFGAMYLQMTEPLASLKETKALDEAVKQVMKSQVYKGLFLADRAKDLGANYEKSKANLLTKEELEVVLTYNAYLYRQAAEGILAGRFSINPYTENGRSIAPYVDQFKAITGFEANLHLGQARQLTKLNLEQYEKRPTGEKLRQVWLEKIKEELDK from the coding sequence ATGAAATTACTTTATACAGACATCCGCAGTCCTTTGACGGCACACTTAGCTAAGCAAGCTCAGGACTTGGCAGTGGCCGGCAAGCGGGTCTTTTATATAGCGCCCAACTCGCTTTCTTTTGAAAAGGAGCGAGCAGTTTTGGAGGAATTGGAAAATCAGGCTTCCTTTGCTATTACGGTGACGCGTTTTACCCAGATGGCTCGTTATTTTGTCCTCAATGATGTTCAAGAAGGACAGCCCTTGGATGATATTGGTCTAGGCATGCTATTTTATCGGATTTTATCGGAAATGGATGACAGAGAGCTCAAGGTTTATGGGCGGATTAAGAAGGATGCACAGTTTATCCAGCAACTGCTAGAACTTTATCAGGAGCTTCAGACCGCTCAGATGACTTTTGCGGATTTGAACTATCTAGAAGAGCCAGAGAAACGTGAGGATTTGCTCAAGATTTTCACAGTCTTTTCGGCTGCTCTTCAGGCGGGAAATTATGATGCGACTTCTAAACTTACGATTTTCGCTCAGCATATTCTAGCTGGTGATTTGGATGGTGAATTGGCTAATCTTGCGTTGGTAATAGATGGCTTTACTCGGTTCTCGGCAGAAGAGGAGTATCTAGTAGATTTGCTGCATCGCAAGGGAGTGGAGATTGTCATTGGTGTTTATGCTAGTCAAAAAGCCTATCGGACAGCCTTTCGTGAGGGCAATCTTTACCAGGCAAGCGTGGAATTTTTGCTCAAGCTAGCTCAAACCTATCAGGTCAAGCCAGAGTATCTGGCAGATGGTTCGAGTCAGCCTGATGATGCCTTTGGCAAGATTTCCAAGATTTTAGAGAGTCGCTATGATTTTTCTGAAATCCATGTGGAATTGACTGCGGAGGATCGCTCTCACCTAGAGATTTGGTCGGTGCGCAATCAAAAAGAAGAACTGGAATATGTGGCCAAGTCTATTCGTCAGAGGCTTCATGATGGCGCCCGCTACAAGGATATCCGACTACTTTTAGGTGATGTGGAGGCCTACCAGCTCCAGATGAAGACCATCTTTGACCAGTATCAGATTCCCTTTTATTTGGGGCGGTCTGAGTCCATGTCCCAGCATCCTTTGGTCCAGTTTTTAGAGTCACTGGAGCGCTTGAAACGCTATAATTTTCAGACAGAAGATTTACTCAATCTTTTAAAAACTGGCCTTTATGGTGGCTTGAGTCAGGAGGAGCTGGATAGTTTTGAGCAGTACCTTCGATTTGCTGAGATTAAAGGGGCAGCTAAGCTAGGGAGAGATTTTACCATTAATCGTCAGGGGAAATTTGACCTCAAGCGGCTCAATGTCATGCGTCGGAGTCTTATCACGCCTCTGTTAGACTTTTTCAAATCTCGTAGTCAGATAGCGACTGGTCTCTTGGCTAAATTTACCAACTTTATCAAGGAGGTTCGCTTGGATGCCAATCTGATGGGGCTGCTGGAAGGTGCAAGCCAGCAGGAAGTGGAACGGCAGGAGGAAGTCTGGAAGACTTTTTGTCATGTCTTGGAGCAGCTTGCGCAGGTTTTTGACGGTAGCAAGCTCAAGATCGATGATTTTCTGGCTCTGATTCTGTCTGGTATGCTTTTGGCTAAATACCGACTTGTACCAGCAACAGTGGATGTGGTGACCGTTCAATCCTACGATTTGATTGAGCCCATGGCTGCGCATTATGTCTATGCTATCGGGCTGACGCAGGAGCGCTTGCCCAAGTTAGCGCAAAATAAAAGTCTGCTCAGTGACGAAGAACGTCAGAAATTAAATCAAGCGACTGGGGACGAGTCAGAGTTGCAGGTAGCCAGCAGTGAAAATCTCAAGAAAAATCGTTTTGCCGCGCTATCCTTGCTCAATTCAGCGACAGAAGATTTGGTTTTGTCTGCCCCTGTCTTAATCAATGAAGTAGAAGATGCCATGTCTTCCTATCTGACAGAGCTGGAAATAGCGCCTATTTCCCTACCTATCATCAGCAAGAAACCGCAGGCTAGCAGTGACGATATTGGGACTTATCGGGCTCTCTTGGCGCGCGTGATTGACCTTTATCAAGAAGATATTGACCGTGAATGGACGCCGGAGGAACAGGCCTTCTGGGCAGTGGCGGTTCGAGTCTTACGCAAGAAGTTGACAGCTGAGGGAATTTCCATTCCCCAGATCAGCAAGGAATTGAAGACGGAGACTCTCAAGTCAGAAACCCTCCAAGCTCTTTATCCTTCAGAGCAGCCTTTGAAACTGTCGGCTTCTGCCCTCAATGAATACTTTAAAAACCAGTATGCCTATTTTCTTAAGTATGTCTTGCGGCTGCAGGAGGAGTGGACGATTCAGCCGGATGCGCGCAGTCACGGGATTTTCCTCCACCGAATCTTTGAAAAGGTTATGAAGGAGCACTTGGATCAGGACTTCGACACTCGCTTACAACGGGCAATGGAGGAGACTAGCTGGGAGGTTGAGTTTGAAACTGTCTATGGTGAAAATGGGGAGACCCAGTTTGCCCGTCGTTTACTATTGGACACAGCTCGAGCTACTGGTCGTATCTTGGCTCAGTCGGATGGGCTGGAGATCATTGGTGAGGAGACTGACTTTGGTCAGGATGATCGGCCTTTCTTACTTTTGGACAATGGCAGAGCTCTTCAAGTGAGCGGCAAGGTGGACCGAATTGATCGTCTGACGGAGACGGGGAGTCTGGGAGTCGTGGATTACAAGTCGGGCGATACCAAATTCAGCTTTGAGAAGTTCTTTAATGGGCTTAACTCTCAGTTGCCGACCTACCTAGCGGCTATCCGAGAAATGCCAGAATACCAAGAAGACAAGGGAATTTTCGGAGCCATGTACCTACAGATGACGGAGCCCCTAGCCAGCCTCAAGGAAACTAAGGCACTGGACGAGGCTGTAAAACAAGTTATGAAAAGTCAGGTTTACAAAGGCCTCTTTCTGGCTGATCGAGCCAAGGACTTGGGCGCTAACTACGAGAAAAGCAAGGCTAATCTGCTGACTAAGGAAGAACTGGAAGTAGTTCTGACCTACAATGCTTATCTATATCGACAAGCCGCAGAAGGCATTTTAGCTGGTCGTTTTTCCATCAATCCTTATACAGAAAATGGCCGCAGTATTGCCCCTTATGTGGACCAGTTTAAGGCCATTACAGGCTTTGAAGCTAATCTCCATCTGGGGCAAGCTAGACAGCTGACCAAGTTAAATCTTGAGCAGTACGAAAAACGGCCAACAGGCGAGAAGCTGCGTCAAGTCTGGCTAGAAAAAATCAAGGAGGAGTTGGACAAATGA